One Euphorbia lathyris chromosome 1, ddEupLath1.1, whole genome shotgun sequence DNA segment encodes these proteins:
- the LOC136209318 gene encoding uncharacterized protein isoform X2, whose translation MVGALCHLLKKPGTSPSCLQSFIWKCFVPLLNMVHAFERDFLNQIAELFFDVVSVTNSWDVLEATLVPFFLRSAGISIGMLQNEETDIFEWSNNLALQGLEDMIDNGHLDKESMLSVSGSFPLSVSCQVLTLILDSAWQSFQRASTSEPMLENGSCYAENLFTRLVWDLCNMSERLFLRTLEHRSCAMGFLLPIIFKSFVSYHSLAISVRGKKCVLSRNLFFRKIWKCCKLLFSLGPLERRDAYCILSLYLSFFYRVEGSENADSIDSPEEFDVRDEREFWDEIKRGLVDEESLVRKQSLHILKKTLAISGGRQHNHSLQEKKSLEKCPNPQGMTRRALYAQKEAESLGVGELCASIDSPLDAQQQWEAFILLYEMLEEYGTHLVEAAWEHQITLLLQFSVSNDNFASSTGGVRQNQIEILAEVFSWLTILWQIGFRHDNPHVRCLIMQSFLGIEWMKYGNSVASLPESFLLGSFIEGLNDPVHHKDFGLKGVYTSRTTEGAGRFLHQYSRSLNVREGIEFLHSLASVAKQQSFGRAGLMGLAECIASTGCGLGISDTKEVEHSEDGLPDVIQQEYSSKRFHAISKTDLLDVLRFVIESSKQHFNPSYRLRVCEKVVEAAASVVSTYDVPLENLLYFISALPQEFTDYGGSLRVKMQEWLLRDNKKHCISEMHLLKSLQEFPERFTCSQHFVDAIASFDDEDLDAWEYEAKRWARMLFLVIKGEKDLVPILTFLQNRGIDICEHNHVSWSRVKFLVLVMNMVGEIQTMWDKVVEHAERMKFKGENSLPEATDQFGYAEAFAVNEKFFDLFLSILEELVSFASTSCSIFSTSILKDADLPSSVSGKLGGPSQRRLPSSTAAAVLKAITSMRAVASIATWCAHLRSHLQIKFAWTFMWKFFWDTVSSPSSDTEIGAEVCLAAYEALVPALRALVSSLSPLALDLIKEKNGSPLTVGDGKPWLDQLVLAFLQNINNLLSVGVLVRTRRAVLLNWKWLCLQSLLSIPHYALESGLHAADNRPFFSDAAIRCIFSDLVESLEHAGEGSVLPMLRSIRLILQLLASKKSDSLVSSCNGVDVQMMWHLAHSSWILHVSSKKRRVASIAAFLSCVLHTSVFADEGMHASNNVTGPLKWFVENILEEGRKSPRTIRLAALHLTGLWLSHPRIIKYYIKELKLLTLYGSVAFDEDFEAELAENRDARTEVSLLAKSPNSELTEAFINTELYARASVAVLFYKLADLANLVGSANENEDCCAALESGKLFLLELLDSAVNDKDLAKELYKKYSGIHRRKIRAWQMICVLSRFIRDDTVGQVTCSLHIALYRNNLPAVRQYLETFAINVYLKFPSLVGEQLVPILQDYDMKPQALSSYVFIAANIILHAPKAYKSSHLDKLLPPVVPLLTSHHHSLRGFTQLLVYQVFSKCFPSLDPGASGTMPLEKRCFEDLRSYLGENPDCKRLRASMEGYLDAYDPIISSTPAGIFVNRVEELEFECVPTSLLEELLNFLNNVREELRRSMAKDDVIIKNESLKIDEDCNSRIILPDAEPHKETSFDFQKKVTPAKHEEKGDGSNSMFGINDTYKHLLEMEKEDNLLDQSLQSSILTMKSTRAGRQDFILVASFLDRIPNLAGLARTCEVFKASGLAIADASILHDKQFQLISVTAEKWVPIVEVPEKSVKQFLEKKKQEGFSILGLEQTANSLPLDQYVFPKKTVLVLGREKEGIPVDIIHILDACIEIPQLGVVRSLNVHVSGAIALWEYTRQQRSQ comes from the exons ATGGTGGGAGCACTTTGTCATCTTTTAAAGAAGCCTG GGACTAGTCCTAGCTGCTTGCAATCATTTATTTGGAAATGCTTTGTTCCATTGCTGAATATGGTTCATGCATTTGAGCGTGATTTTCTTAACCAG ATTGCGGAGTTATTCTTTGATGTTGTGAGCGTAACTAACTCGTGGGATGTCTTAGAAGCAACTTTGGTGCCTTTTTTTCTAAGATCAGCTGGCATTTCCATTGGTATGCTTCAAAATGAAGAAACAGATATCTTTGAATGGTCTAATAATTTAGCTTTGCAAGGTTTAGAAGACATGATTGACAATGGCCATTTGGATAAAGAGTCCATGCTGTCTGTTTCTGGGTCGTTTCCCCTTTCAGTATCATGTCAAGTTTTAACCTTGATACTGGATTCTGCATGGCAAAGTTTCCAGAGAGCTTCAACCAGTGAACCAATGTTGGAAAATGGGTCTTGTTATGCGGAAAATCTGTTCACTAGATTAGTTTGGGATCTCTGCAATATGAGTGAGCGACTGTTTTTGCGAACTTTGGAACATCGTTCCTGTGCTATGGGCTTTCTCCTCCCAATCATTTTCAAGTCATTTGTTTCTTATCATTCTTTGGCGATCTCGGTTCGCGGCAAGAAATGTGTTCTTTCTAG aaaccttttctttaggaAAATATGGAAATGCTGCAAATTACTATTTTCTCTTGGACCTTTGGAGAGAAGAGATGCCTATTGTATACTCTCTCTATACTTGTCCTTTTTCTATCGCGTGGAAGGATCTGAAAATGCTGATTCAATTGATAGCCCAGAAGAATTTGACGTGAGAGATGaaagagagttttgggatgaaataAAAAGAGGCCTG GTTGATGAGGAAAGTTTAGTGAGGAAGCAATCATTACATATACTTAAAAAAACGCTAGCAATAAGTGGAGGAAGACAGcacaatcattctcttcaagaGAAGAAATCGCTGGAGAAATGTCCAAATCCTCAAGGTATGACGAGGAGGGCATTATATGCTCAGAAGGAAGCAGAATCATTGGGTGTAGGGGAACTCTGTGCTTCAATTGATTCTCCTTTAGATGCTCAGCAGCAGTGGGAGGCTTTTATACTCCTGTATGAAATGCTCGAAGAGTATGGTACTCATCTAGTGGAAGCCGCTTGGGAGCACCAG ATAACCTTGTTGCTTCAGTTTTCAGTTTCAAATGATAATTTTGCAAGTTCTACTGGTGGAGTTCGTCAAAATCAGATTGAAATTTTGGCTGAAGTCTTTAGTTGGTTAACAATTTTATGGCAGATAGGTTTTCGTCATGATAATCCCCATG TTAGGTGCTTGATCATGCAATCGTTTTTGGGCATAGAATGGATGAAATATGGAAACTCGGTAGCATCTTTGCCTGAAAGTTTTCTACTTGGTTCATTCATTGAAGGATTAAATGACCCTGTACACCACAAAGATTTTG GTCTAAAGGGAGTTTACACTTCAAGGACTACTGAAGGTGCAGGCAGGTTTCTACATCAATATTCCAGATCTTTAAATGTGAG GGAAGGAATTGAGTTTTTGCATAGTTTAGCTTCAGTTGCTAAACAACAGTCTTTTGGTAGAGCTGGATTGATGGGTCTTGCTGAATGTATTGCTTCAACTGGTTGTGGATTAGGGATAAGTGATACCAAGGAAGTCGAACATAGTGAAGATGGTTTACCTGATGTGATCCAGCAGGAATATTCTTCAAAAAGATTTCATGCTATCAGTAAAACAGACTTATTGGATGTGTTGAGATTTGTCATCGAGAGCAGCAAACAACATTTCAACCCTAGTTATCGTCTTAGAG TTTGTGAGAAAGTCGTTGAGGCTGCTGCTTCAGTTGTCAGTACATATGATGTGCCGCTTGAGAATCTTCTCTACTTCATTTCAGCTCTACCACAAGAATTTACTGATTATGGGG GTTCCTTAAGGGTAAAAATGCAAGAATGGCTTTTGAGGGATAACAAGAAACACTGCATTTCTGAGATGCACCTTCTGAAAAGCCTCCAGGAATTTCCAGAACGATTTACGTGTTCTCAACATTTTGTTGATGCTATTGCTAGTTTTGATGACGAAGACTTGGATGCGTGGGAATATGAAGCAAAAAGATGGGCAAGAATGCTTTTTCTTGTAATCAAGGGTGAAAAAGATCTAGTGCCTATATTAACG TTTCTTCAAAATCGTGGCATTGACATCTGTGAACACAATCATGTTAGCTGGTCACGTGTGAAGTTTCTTGTCCTTGTCATGAATATGGTTGGAGAGATTCAAACGATGTGGGACAAAGTGGTTGAACATGCTGAAAGAATGAAATTTAAGGGAGAAAACAGCTTGCCTGAGGCTACAGATCAGTTTGGTTATGCAGAAGCTTTTGCAGTTAATGAGAAATTTTTTGATCTTTTTCTATCCATTCTG GAGGAGTTGGTTTCTTTCGCTAGCACCTCTTGTTCTATTTTCTCGACAAGTATTCTGAAGGATGCAGATCTTCCTAGTTCTGTAAGTGGAAAACTTGGAGGCCCTAGTCAGCGCCGGCTGCCATCTTCCACAGCTGCTGCTGTGTTGAAAGCA ATAACATCAATGAGAGCTGTTGCATCAATTGCCACTTGGTGTGCGCATTTAAGAAGTCATCTTCAGATCAAGTTTGCTTGGACTTTCATGTGGAAATTCTTTTGGGATACTGTTTCATCTCCATCAAGTGATACTGAG ATTGGAGCTGAAGTTTGTCTAGCAGCATATGAGGCATTAGTTCCTGCTCTAAGAGCACTAGTTTCTTCCCTATCTCCACTAGCTTTGGATCTCATTAAGGAGAAAAACGGATCACCATTGACTGTAGGAGATGGGAAGCCTTGGTTGGATCAGTTGGTTCTTGCTTTCCTTCAGAATATCAATAATCTTCTTTCAGTTGGAGTTTTGGTGCGAACACGAAGGGCAGTTTTGTTGAACTGGAAG TGGCTTTGCCTACAATCTCTGCTATCTATTCCTCACTATGCTCTTGAGAGTGGGCTTCATGCAGCGGATAATAGACCGTTCTTCTCAGATGCTGCAATCAGATGCATTTTTAGTGATCTTGTTGAGAG CCTTGAGCATGCTGGGGAAGGTTCTGTTCTACCTATGCTAAGATCCATCAGATTGATTTTGCAGCTCTTGGCATCTAAGAAGTCAGATTCACTTGTTTCCTCATGCAATGGTGTGGATGTCCAG ATGATGTGGCACTTGGCTCATTCCTCCTGGATATTGCATGTCAGCAGCAAGAAACGGCGAGTTGCATCCATTGCTGCCTTTTTGTCTTGTGTCTTGCATACTTCTGTGTTTGCCGATGAAGGAATGCATGCAAGTAATAATGTAACTGGACCTCTGAAGTGG TTTGTTGAAAATATTCTCGAGGAAGGTAGGAAAAGTCCCCGCACAATTCGCCTTGCAGCATTGCATTTAACAGGATTATGGCTTTCACATCCAAGAATtattaaatattacataaaagaACTAAAGCTTCTTACACTTTATGGTTCTG TTGCATTTGATGAAGATTTTGAAGCTGAATTAGCTGAAAATCGTGATGCAAGGACAGAGGTTTCATTGTTAGCTAAAAGCCCAAATTCTGAGCTGACTGAA GCATTTATTAATACGGAATTGTATGCACGTGCATCTGTTGCTGTTCTATTCTACAAGCTGGCTGATTTGGCCAATTTGGTAGGATCAgcaaatgaaaatgaagattGCTGTGCTGCTCTCGAATCTGGCAAATTGTTTCTGCTGGAGCTGCTTGATTCTGCG GTAAATGACAAGGATCTTGcaaaggagttatataaaaaGTACAGTGGG ATCCATAGGCGTAAAATCCGTGCTTGGCAAATGATATGTGTTTTGTCACGATTTATACGTGATGATACTGTTGGACAAGTTACATGTAGCTTGCACATTGCGCTTTAT AGAAACAACTTACCTGCAGTTCGGCAATACTTAGAGACTTTTGCAATTAATGTTTACTTGAAATTTCCATCATTG GTTGGAGAACAATTAGTTCCTATATTACAAGACTATGACATGAAGCCACAG GCGCTCTCCTCTTACGTGTTCATAGCAGCTAATATCATCCTCCATGCACCTAAAGCATACAAGTCCAGTCATTTGGATAAACTACTTCCTCCTGTAGTTCCGTTGTTAACCTCACATCACCACAGCTTACGAGGTTTTACACAG TTGCTGGTCTACCAAGTCTTTTCTAAATGTTTTCCTTCCCTGGACCCTGGAGCCTCTGGAACCATGCCTTTGGAGAAACGTTGCTTTGAAGATTTGAGATCATACCTAGGAGAGAACCCTGATTGTAAGCG CTTACGTGCATCAATGGAAGGATATCTTGATGCATATGATCCTATTATCTCCAGTACTCCTGCTGGAATTTTTGTCAACCGGGTTGAG GAACTTGAGTTTGAATGTGTTCCTACCTCTCTCTTGGAGGAACTTCTCAACTTTCTAAAT AATGTCAGAGaagagctcagacgttcaatgGCAAAGGATGATGTGATTATCAAGAATGAGAGCCTAAAAATTGATGAAGATTGCAACTCTAGGATAATATTACCTGATGCTGAGCCGCATAAAGAAACATCATTTGATTTTCAGAAAAAAGTTACTCCTGCCAAACATGAGGAAAAAGGAGACGGTTCCAATTCCATGTTTGGAATCAATGACACATACAAACATCTCTTAG AGATGGAAAAGGAAGATAATCTTCTTGATCAGTCTCTGCAATCTAGCATTTTGACCATGAAAAGTACCAGAGCAGGTCGACAAGACTTTATTCTTGTAGCATCATTCCTCGATCGGATACCCAACCTTGCAGGATTGGCAAGAACGTGTGAG GTATTTAAGGCATCCGGATTAGCCATTGCAGATGCAAGCATATTACATGACAAGCAATTCCAACTTATCAG TGTGACCGCAGAAAAGTGGGTTCCTATCGTAGAAGTCCCAGAAAAGAGTGTGAAGCAGTTCCTAGAGAAAAAGAAGCAAGAGGGTTTCTCTATCTTGGGATTGGAGCAAACAGCCAACAGTTTGCCCCTAGATCAGTATGTCTTTCCTAAGAAGACG